A window of Phenylobacterium sp. NIBR 498073 genomic DNA:
ACGCCGACCTGCGCCTGCTCACCGCCCGCCCCTCGCCTGAGGAAGAGGCCCAGGCCCCGCACCACCTGTTCGGAACCGTCGACGCCGCCGAAGGCTGGTCCGTCGGCCGCTGGCTGCGGGCCGCCGTCGCGCTGACCGGCGAGATCGCGGCCCGCGGGCGGGCGACCGTGATCGTCGGCGGCACCGGCCTCTATTTCCGCGCCCTCACCCATGGCCTGGCCGAGGTGCCCGATACTCCGCCGCAGATCCGGGTCCAGACCGCCGCCGAGTTCGAAGCCATGGGCGAGACCGCCTTCCGCCAACGGCTGGCGGGGGCCGACCCGGCCGCCGAGGCGCGTATCTCGCCGGCTGACCGCCAGCGCCTGACCAGAGCCTGGGAGGTGTTCGCCGCCACCGGGACCTCGCTTAGCGACTGGCAGGCGCGCACCGATCCGGCCATCGCGCCGGGAAGCTGGGCCGGCGTCGCGCTCGATCCGCCGCGGCAGGCGCTGTTCGACCGCTGCGACGCGCGGCTGCAGATCATGGTCGAGGGCGGGGCGCTGGAAGAGGTGGCCGCCCTCGCCG
This region includes:
- the miaA gene encoding tRNA (adenosine(37)-N6)-dimethylallyltransferase MiaA, with the translated sequence MEPRIWLIAGPTASGKSALALRLAREIGAEIVNADALQLYADLRLLTARPSPEEEAQAPHHLFGTVDAAEGWSVGRWLRAAVALTGEIAARGRATVIVGGTGLYFRALTHGLAEVPDTPPQIRVQTAAEFEAMGETAFRQRLAGADPAAEARISPADRQRLTRAWEVFAATGTSLSDWQARTDPAIAPGSWAGVALDPPRQALFDRCDARLQIMVEGGALEEVAALAARGLDPNLPAMKAVGYRELAAALAGEVSLAAGLENAQRETRRYAKRQATWLRGQMADWPRLDAVAHEDQWRQFIALHPALTG